A genomic stretch from Numida meleagris isolate 19003 breed g44 Domestic line chromosome 2, NumMel1.0, whole genome shotgun sequence includes:
- the LOC110394704 gene encoding LOW QUALITY PROTEIN: outer dense fiber protein 3-like (The sequence of the model RefSeq protein was modified relative to this genomic sequence to represent the inferred CDS: deleted 1 base in 1 codon) yields MDGAWVGTWRPHRPRGLISAQFPSPGPQYAIPATTGYAGHSPTKARAPAYTFRGTKPPAAESCGPGPCYFVEPAMTRNGKYVAPCAHLRGRPKTETTVTPGPSDYRTEAANRHVFKCPPVQSMAFRRQPFQTDRTPGPGTYTLPRLMGPNTAYTSASPCYSMRGRSQRGRFDEDLAKTPGPAALPKLLWMPTKPGRPRTPWEPDRNLEGPNQRSPGRQTTA; encoded by the exons ATGGACGGAGCCTGGGTGGGGACCTGGAGACCTCACCGCCCACGCGGCCTCATCTCGGCCCAGTTCCCCAGCCCCGGGCCGCAGTACGCCATCCCGGCGACAACAG GTTACGCGGGCCACAGCCCCACCAAAGCCCGCGCCCCTGCGTACACGTTCAGAGGGACCAAACCGCCTGCGGCAGAGAGCTGCGGGCCAGGTCCCTGCTACTTTGTGGAGCCCGCCATGACCAGGAATGGGAAGTACGTGGCTCCATGCGCCCACCTCCGGGGACGACCCAAGACAGAGACCACCGTCACCCCCGGACCAA GTGACTACCGCACCGAGGCAGCCAACAGGCACGTCTTCAAGTGCCCACCGGTGCAGTCCATGGCCTTCCGGCGGCAGCCCTTCCAAACCGACCGCACGCCAG gacCCGGCACCTACACGCTGCCCAGGCTGATGGGGCCCAACACAGCCTACACATCGGCCAGCCCCTGCTACTCCATGAGAGGGAGGAGCCAGCGCGGACGCTTTGACGAGGACCTTGCCAAg ACTCCGGGTCCTGCGGCGTTACCCAAG TTGCTGTGGATGCCTACAAAACCAGGGCGCCCGCGTACACCATGGGAGCCCGACCGAAACCTGGAGGGGCCAAATCAGCGAAGCCCGGGCCGGCAGACTACAGCGTAG